Proteins encoded together in one Flavobacterium keumense window:
- a CDS encoding S9 family peptidase produces MKKIILFTLISLHAMAQNTMTPELLWKLGRISPLGISKDGKNIVYKVSTPSVAENKSNSKTYVLPITGGVATEIKDSKIILTDKNVSPDGKYIVYNEEVKIDKVHGKDFYPELQKSDVQIYNGLDYRHWDTWNEGKFNHVFYKENKEGAIGIDLLKGENFDSPQKPFGGDEDYIWSPDSKSILYVCKKKAGTQYAISTNTNIYQYDLATGNTTNLTEGNDGYDMAPQFSSTGNLAWLQMKRDGYEADKNDIIVSFKGMKLNLTANWDGSVDHFLWSKDGKSIYFIAAVDGTKQLFEVNFPGTTKIAVQVRQITNGDFDVNDIIGFSGDTVFLTRADMNHAAEIYSFHLKKKSWTQLSNVNTATYNTLALSKTERRYVTTTDGKKMLVWVILPPNFDATKKYPTLLYCQGGPQSALTQFYSYRWNFQLMAANGYIVVAPNRRGMQGHGVAWNEQISKDWGGQVMDDYLSAIDDVAKESYVDKTRLGCVGASYGGYSVFYLAGIHNNRFKTFIAHDGVFNTQSMFGTTEEVFFNNWDFGGAYWEKDNAAAQKSYTTFNPMNLVDKWNKPILIIQGGKDFRVPIGQSQEAFQAAQLRGIKSRFLYFPEENHWVLKPQNAQVWQKEFFKWLKETL; encoded by the coding sequence ATGAAAAAAATAATTCTTTTCACTCTAATCAGTTTACATGCCATGGCGCAAAACACAATGACTCCTGAACTACTTTGGAAATTAGGCAGAATAAGTCCTTTAGGTATTTCTAAAGACGGCAAAAATATTGTCTACAAAGTAAGTACGCCCTCTGTAGCAGAAAACAAATCCAATTCAAAAACCTACGTTTTACCGATTACTGGAGGCGTGGCAACAGAAATTAAAGACAGTAAAATTATCTTAACAGACAAAAACGTCTCGCCTGACGGGAAATACATCGTGTACAACGAAGAGGTAAAAATTGACAAAGTACATGGAAAAGATTTTTATCCGGAACTACAAAAATCAGACGTACAAATCTACAATGGATTAGACTATCGCCATTGGGATACTTGGAACGAAGGGAAATTCAACCACGTTTTTTACAAAGAAAACAAAGAAGGAGCTATTGGGATTGACCTCTTAAAAGGAGAAAACTTTGATAGTCCTCAAAAACCTTTTGGCGGAGACGAAGATTATATTTGGTCGCCAGACAGCAAAAGTATTTTGTATGTATGCAAGAAAAAAGCAGGCACACAATATGCCATTTCGACCAATACTAATATTTATCAATATGACTTAGCTACAGGAAACACAACTAATTTAACCGAAGGTAATGACGGGTATGATATGGCACCTCAATTTTCATCGACTGGGAATTTAGCTTGGTTACAAATGAAACGCGATGGGTATGAGGCTGACAAAAACGACATTATTGTTTCTTTTAAAGGAATGAAATTGAACTTAACGGCAAATTGGGACGGAAGTGTGGATCATTTTTTATGGAGTAAAGACGGCAAAAGCATCTACTTTATTGCTGCTGTTGACGGAACCAAACAACTTTTTGAAGTGAACTTCCCAGGTACGACAAAAATAGCGGTTCAGGTGCGCCAAATTACCAATGGTGATTTTGATGTGAATGACATTATTGGTTTCTCTGGAGATACCGTTTTTTTAACTCGTGCCGACATGAATCATGCCGCTGAAATTTACTCGTTTCATCTAAAGAAAAAAAGCTGGACTCAATTGTCTAATGTGAACACAGCAACTTACAACACTTTGGCGCTAAGCAAAACAGAAAGACGTTATGTAACCACTACCGATGGAAAGAAAATGCTAGTTTGGGTCATTTTACCTCCTAATTTTGATGCTACAAAAAAATATCCAACCTTATTGTATTGCCAAGGTGGACCTCAAAGTGCTTTGACACAATTTTATTCGTACCGTTGGAATTTCCAATTAATGGCGGCTAACGGTTATATTGTAGTCGCTCCTAACCGTCGCGGAATGCAAGGTCATGGTGTAGCATGGAATGAGCAAATCAGTAAAGATTGGGGCGGACAAGTAATGGACGATTACCTGTCAGCAATTGATGACGTGGCCAAAGAATCGTATGTAGATAAAACACGTTTAGGATGTGTGGGGGCTAGTTATGGGGGCTATTCTGTATTTTATTTAGCCGGTATTCACAACAACCGTTTCAAAACGTTCATTGCTCACGATGGTGTTTTTAATACCCAAAGTATGTTTGGTACCACCGAAGAAGTCTTCTTTAATAATTGGGATTTTGGAGGTGCCTATTGGGAAAAAGACAATGCCGCCGCACAAAAAAGTTATACTACATTCAATCCAATGAATTTGGTAGACAAATGGAACAAACCTATCTTAATCATTCAAGGTGGAAAAGATTTCCGTGTGCCAATTGGACAAAGTCAAGAAGCATTCCAAGCTGCACAACTTCGTGG
- the mtgA gene encoding monofunctional biosynthetic peptidoglycan transglycosylase — translation MVKLKRILYKVVVWFLGLSVFSVVFFKFVPVPFTPLMGIRIIENKWDKKPIYFEHDWEPIEKISMNLQKAVIASEDGTFLRHHGFDFSAMQKAFQNNANGKKIKGGSTISQQTAKNVFLWQGRSYFRKALEAYFTVLIELIWGKERIMEVYLNSIEMGDGIYGAHAATRYWYGKDASSLTKMEAAGIAAILPNPRKYKASNSSAFINRRKERIVRVMRHIGKIKY, via the coding sequence ATGGTTAAATTAAAACGTATTTTATATAAAGTTGTAGTGTGGTTTTTGGGGCTTTCGGTATTCTCAGTAGTCTTTTTCAAATTTGTGCCTGTGCCATTTACTCCTTTAATGGGGATTCGAATTATTGAAAATAAGTGGGATAAAAAGCCTATTTATTTTGAACATGATTGGGAGCCCATTGAAAAGATCTCAATGAATTTGCAAAAAGCAGTAATTGCTAGTGAAGATGGGACTTTTTTACGACATCACGGGTTTGATTTTAGCGCTATGCAAAAAGCGTTTCAAAATAATGCGAATGGCAAAAAGATAAAAGGAGGAAGTACCATTTCGCAGCAAACGGCCAAAAATGTATTTTTATGGCAGGGCAGAAGTTATTTTAGAAAAGCTTTGGAAGCCTATTTTACGGTTTTAATCGAATTGATTTGGGGTAAAGAACGTATTATGGAGGTGTATTTGAACAGTATTGAAATGGGAGACGGTATTTATGGAGCCCATGCTGCTACTCGTTACTGGTATGGTAAAGATGCTTCTAGTTTAACTAAAATGGAGGCGGCAGGAATAGCTGCTATTTTACCTAATCCAAGAAAATATAAAGCATCTAATTCTTCTGCGTTTATAAACAGGAGAAAAGAGAGAATTGTCCGTGTAATGCGACATATTGGAAAGATTAAGTATTAA
- the panD gene encoding aspartate 1-decarboxylase, protein MQIQVVKSKIHRVKVTGADLNYIGSITIDEALLEASNIIEGEKVAIVNVNNGERFETYAIKGEKNSGTITLNGPAARKVQKDDIIIIISYATLDFEEAKTFKPWIIFPNEANNSLT, encoded by the coding sequence ATGCAAATTCAAGTTGTAAAATCAAAAATACACCGAGTTAAGGTAACTGGAGCCGATTTAAATTACATCGGAAGCATTACTATTGACGAAGCTTTACTAGAAGCTTCCAATATCATTGAAGGTGAAAAAGTAGCCATTGTTAACGTAAACAATGGAGAACGTTTTGAAACTTATGCCATCAAAGGAGAAAAAAACTCAGGTACAATTACCCTAAATGGCCCTGCAGCTCGAAAAGTACAGAAAGATGATATTATAATCATTATATCCTATGCAACCCTAGATTTTGAAGAAGCCAAAACGTTCAAACCTTGGATCATCTTCCCGAATGAAGCAAATAATTCACTTACCTAA
- the panC gene encoding pantoate--beta-alanine ligase has product MYIFYGKAPLIAHLKPIISANSTIGFVPTMGALHAGHLALIKQSLNENKVTVVSIFVNPTQFNNPEDLAKYPRTLDADIKKISDLSSEIILYAPSVEDVYGKNPKSETFDFDGLENVMEGKFRPGHFNGVGTIVKCLFEIIQPTNAYFGEKDFQQLQIVKKLVAKNQIPVTIIGCPIAREHNQLAMSSRNERLSVQEREKASIIYQTLLEAKEKFGKEDLETIYQSVQQTFENNPIFNLEYFTIADEETLLPCLKKEKNKNYRAFIAVFVNNIRLIDTISLN; this is encoded by the coding sequence ATGTACATTTTCTACGGAAAAGCTCCATTAATAGCCCATTTAAAACCTATTATATCAGCCAATTCCACTATCGGATTTGTCCCAACCATGGGTGCTTTACACGCGGGTCACCTAGCTTTAATCAAACAATCTTTAAACGAAAATAAAGTAACTGTAGTTAGTATTTTTGTAAACCCAACCCAGTTTAATAACCCTGAAGATTTAGCAAAATACCCCCGAACGCTTGATGCGGATATTAAAAAAATATCCGATTTAAGTTCTGAAATTATCCTATACGCTCCTTCTGTTGAAGATGTTTATGGTAAAAATCCTAAGTCAGAAACTTTTGATTTTGATGGATTAGAGAATGTAATGGAAGGAAAATTTAGACCCGGTCATTTCAACGGAGTAGGCACTATTGTGAAATGTTTATTCGAAATAATACAGCCAACCAATGCGTATTTTGGAGAAAAAGATTTTCAACAACTACAAATTGTGAAAAAATTGGTTGCTAAAAATCAAATCCCTGTAACTATCATTGGATGTCCTATTGCTCGCGAACATAATCAACTTGCTATGAGCTCCAGAAACGAAAGACTCTCTGTACAAGAGCGAGAAAAAGCAAGTATTATTTACCAAACATTACTTGAGGCTAAAGAAAAATTTGGAAAAGAAGACCTTGAAACCATTTATCAGTCTGTTCAACAAACCTTTGAAAACAATCCAATATTTAATTTGGAATACTTTACCATAGCCGACGAAGAAACGCTATTGCCTTGCTTAAAAAAAGAAAAAAATAAAAATTATCGGGCTTTTATTGCTGTTTTTGTAAACAATATTCGATTGATTGACACCATTTCACTAAATTAA
- a CDS encoding glycogen/starch synthase, giving the protein MKDKKILYVSSEVVPYLAENEVSLMSYDAPKMINDQGGQIRIFMPRYGNINERRHQLHEVIRLSGMNLVVNDLDMPLIIKVASIPKERIQVYFIDNEEYFKRKYTFFDESGKLYPDNDERAIFFAKGVVETVKKLNWVPDIIHVHGWMAAMLPIYMKHFYKNEALFSETKIVTSVYSESFEGTLDSEMINKVKFDNVPLESILDLEVPNYENIIKATIKHSDAVIIGSENLSPSLTKFIETSGKPFLPFQSKEVFAEAYTNFYKNEVL; this is encoded by the coding sequence ATGAAAGACAAGAAGATATTATATGTATCATCTGAAGTAGTTCCTTATCTTGCTGAAAATGAGGTTTCTTTGATGTCCTATGATGCGCCTAAAATGATTAATGATCAAGGTGGACAGATAAGAATTTTTATGCCAAGATATGGAAATATCAATGAGAGGAGACATCAATTACATGAGGTAATTCGGCTTTCAGGGATGAATTTGGTAGTAAATGATTTGGACATGCCATTAATCATTAAAGTGGCATCTATTCCTAAGGAAAGAATTCAGGTTTATTTTATTGATAACGAGGAGTATTTTAAGCGTAAATATACTTTTTTTGATGAATCAGGAAAATTGTACCCAGATAATGATGAGCGTGCTATTTTCTTTGCTAAAGGAGTAGTAGAGACAGTAAAAAAATTAAATTGGGTTCCAGATATTATTCATGTTCACGGTTGGATGGCAGCAATGTTACCCATTTACATGAAGCATTTTTATAAGAATGAGGCCTTGTTTTCTGAAACTAAAATAGTTACTTCTGTATACAGTGAATCATTTGAAGGGACATTAGATTCGGAAATGATTAATAAAGTGAAATTTGATAATGTGCCTTTGGAGTCTATTTTGGATCTTGAAGTGCCTAATTATGAAAACATTATCAAAGCCACAATTAAACATTCTGACGCTGTTATTATTGGTTCTGAAAATCTATCACCAAGTTTAACAAAATTTATAGAAACTTCAGGAAAACCTTTTTTACCTTTCCAATCGAAAGAAGTATTTGCAGAAGCGTATACTAATTTCTATAAAAACGAGGTTCTTTAA
- a CDS encoding DUF4270 domain-containing protein: MAHNQKIGPVDSNNLPINALGIYDDPAFGKTTAHFATQLSLSSIAPTIGANAVIDSVYLSVPYFSTLKTTNSDGSHVYELDSIYGGQSPIKLSIYESGYYMRDLDPATSFQESQKYFTDQNVVFDNAKLGTRLNNSSNPSQNDLFFFDSKEIVQKTTATDGKVTTTRSVPAMRLKLSDSFFRDKILNASSDKLVSNEAFKNYFRGLYFKVETVSGSAGSMAMMNFKSGKIIISYTEDQVSNNVTTRVPKTIELNLTGNSVSLLDQSNLNASYINAVTNPNSSLGDANLYLKGGEGSMAVIDLFKTPGELDLIRSRGWLINEANLIFHIDATKMASSTEPNRVYLYDLTHNKPVVDYYLDATNSSDAKKSKYVFSGLINKEAVTNGRGQTYKIRITNQIRNLVKHADSTNVKLGLVVTENISESSFVKLRNANSFSAKIVKASVMNPLGTILYGTHPSIPEDKRLKLQIYYTKPN; the protein is encoded by the coding sequence GTGGCTCATAATCAAAAGATAGGGCCTGTTGACAGTAATAATTTACCAATAAATGCCCTTGGTATTTATGATGACCCAGCATTTGGTAAAACAACAGCTCATTTTGCTACTCAATTGAGTTTGTCTTCAATAGCTCCAACTATAGGAGCTAATGCTGTGATTGATAGTGTATATTTATCTGTGCCTTACTTTAGTACTTTAAAAACTACTAATTCTGATGGGAGTCATGTCTATGAATTAGATTCGATTTATGGTGGTCAATCTCCTATCAAATTAAGCATATATGAGTCGGGATATTATATGCGTGACTTAGATCCTGCAACTTCATTTCAAGAAAGTCAAAAGTACTTTACAGATCAAAATGTTGTATTTGATAATGCTAAATTGGGTACGCGCCTCAATAATTCCTCAAATCCATCTCAAAACGATTTGTTCTTTTTTGATTCGAAAGAAATTGTTCAGAAAACAACAGCTACAGACGGTAAAGTTACTACAACTCGCTCTGTTCCAGCAATGCGATTAAAACTGAGCGATAGTTTTTTTAGGGATAAAATTCTAAATGCATCCTCTGATAAATTGGTAAGCAATGAAGCATTTAAAAACTATTTTAGAGGTCTTTATTTTAAGGTTGAGACTGTTTCTGGGAGTGCAGGCAGTATGGCAATGATGAATTTCAAATCCGGAAAAATAATAATAAGTTACACAGAGGACCAAGTGAGTAATAATGTTACTACTAGGGTTCCTAAAACTATTGAGCTTAATTTGACAGGAAATTCAGTAAGCCTTTTAGATCAAAGTAATTTGAATGCGTCGTATATAAATGCAGTTACTAATCCCAATTCAAGTTTAGGAGATGCTAATTTGTATTTGAAAGGAGGAGAGGGATCGATGGCTGTAATTGATTTATTTAAAACACCAGGAGAGTTAGATTTGATTAGAAGTAGAGGTTGGTTAATTAATGAAGCGAACCTGATTTTTCATATTGATGCAACCAAAATGGCCTCAAGTACAGAGCCAAACCGAGTCTACCTTTATGATCTCACACATAATAAACCAGTAGTTGATTATTATTTAGACGCTACAAATTCTTCAGATGCTAAAAAATCTAAATATGTCTTTAGTGGTTTAATCAATAAAGAAGCAGTTACTAATGGTAGAGGACAAACGTATAAAATTAGGATTACGAATCAGATACGTAATTTAGTTAAGCATGCAGATTCTACTAACGTAAAACTAGGTCTTGTAGTTACAGAAAATATTTCGGAGTCTAGTTTTGTCAAATTAAGAAATGCAAATTCTTTTTCTGCCAAAATCGTTAAGGCTTCGGTTATGAATCCTCTGGGAACTATTCTTTATGGGACTCATCCTTCCATTCCGGAAGATAAAAGATTAAAACTTCAAATTTATTATACAAAACCTAATTAG
- the glmS gene encoding glutamine--fructose-6-phosphate transaminase (isomerizing) — MCGIVGYIGYREAYPIVIKGLKRLEYRGYDSAGVMLYDGENLKLCKTKGKVSDLEAKAVKEITTSGSIGIGHTRWATHGVPNDVNSHPHLSNSGNLAIIHNGIIENYAPLKEELIKRGYVFHSDTDSEVLVNLIEDIQIKEKLKLGKAIQVALNQVVGAYAIAVFDRNNPEEIVAARLGSPLAIGVGEGEYFIASDASPFIEYTSNAIYLEDGEIANIRLHKPMKIRKIKDDTLVDPYIQELQMNLEQIEKGGYDHFMLKEIYEQPNVIKDTYRGRLHSNEGIIQMAGVEDHLEKFLHADRIIIVACGTSWHAGLVAEYVFEEFTRIPVEVEYASEFRYRNPIISSKDVVIAISQSGETADTMAAIKLAKEHGAFVFGVCNVVGSSISRESHAGAYTHAGPEIGVASTKAFTTQITVLTMIALRLAKAKGTLSNSDFHMYLQELEIIPEKVKEALETAVTTKKIATTFKDAHNCLYLGRGYNFPVALEGALKLKEISYIHAEGYPAAEMKHGPIALIDEQMPVIVIAPKQGHYDKIVSNIQEIKSRSGRIIAVVTKGDTQVRELADYVIEVPETSDALSPLITTIPLQLLSYYIAVFRGCNVDQPRNLAKSVTVE; from the coding sequence ATGTGTGGAATAGTTGGTTATATTGGTTACAGAGAGGCTTACCCTATTGTTATTAAAGGTTTGAAAAGACTAGAATACAGGGGTTATGATAGTGCAGGTGTCATGTTATATGATGGAGAAAATCTAAAACTTTGTAAAACAAAAGGAAAAGTATCTGATCTTGAGGCAAAAGCCGTTAAGGAGATTACCACTAGCGGATCTATCGGGATTGGTCATACAAGATGGGCAACTCACGGTGTGCCAAATGATGTTAATTCACATCCTCATCTTTCTAATTCAGGAAATTTGGCAATTATTCATAATGGAATAATAGAAAATTATGCGCCTCTGAAAGAAGAGTTAATCAAAAGAGGATACGTATTTCATTCAGATACTGATTCTGAGGTTTTAGTTAATTTAATTGAAGATATTCAAATCAAAGAAAAGTTAAAACTAGGAAAAGCGATTCAAGTGGCATTGAACCAAGTGGTAGGGGCCTATGCAATCGCTGTATTTGATAGAAATAATCCAGAAGAAATTGTAGCAGCAAGACTAGGAAGCCCTTTAGCTATTGGGGTGGGAGAGGGTGAATATTTTATTGCTTCAGATGCTTCTCCATTTATAGAGTATACTTCAAACGCAATTTATTTAGAAGATGGTGAAATAGCCAATATTAGGTTACACAAACCAATGAAGATAAGAAAAATTAAAGATGATACATTGGTAGATCCTTATATTCAAGAGCTTCAAATGAATTTGGAACAAATTGAAAAGGGTGGCTATGATCATTTCATGCTAAAAGAAATTTATGAACAGCCTAATGTAATTAAAGACACTTATAGAGGTAGATTGCATTCTAATGAAGGGATAATTCAAATGGCTGGCGTGGAAGATCATCTTGAAAAATTCTTACATGCAGATCGAATTATTATTGTGGCTTGTGGAACTTCGTGGCATGCAGGATTGGTTGCAGAATATGTTTTTGAGGAGTTTACAAGAATCCCAGTTGAAGTAGAATATGCTTCAGAATTTAGATATAGAAATCCAATTATAAGCAGCAAAGATGTAGTAATTGCTATTTCTCAATCAGGAGAAACAGCAGATACTATGGCAGCGATAAAATTAGCAAAAGAACATGGCGCTTTTGTGTTTGGTGTATGTAATGTAGTGGGATCATCTATTTCTAGAGAAAGTCATGCAGGGGCCTATACTCATGCTGGTCCTGAAATTGGGGTAGCATCTACAAAAGCTTTCACAACTCAAATCACAGTTTTAACAATGATTGCGTTACGTTTAGCAAAAGCAAAAGGTACTTTGTCCAATTCGGATTTTCATATGTACCTACAAGAGTTAGAAATTATTCCTGAAAAAGTAAAAGAAGCATTAGAAACGGCAGTTACCACTAAGAAAATTGCAACTACTTTCAAAGATGCCCACAATTGTTTGTACTTAGGTAGGGGGTATAATTTTCCAGTAGCTCTCGAAGGAGCATTAAAATTAAAAGAGATTTCGTACATACACGCTGAAGGATATCCTGCAGCAGAGATGAAGCATGGTCCAATTGCGTTAATAGACGAGCAAATGCCTGTAATTGTTATTGCTCCAAAGCAAGGACATTATGATAAAATTGTAAGTAATATACAAGAAATTAAATCCAGAAGTGGGCGGATAATTGCCGTTGTAACTAAAGGGGATACTCAAGTAAGAGAGTTAGCAGACTATGTTATTGAAGTTCCTGAAACTTCCGATGCATTGTCTCCGTTAATTACCACAATTCCTCTACAATTATTGTCCTATTATATTGCAGTGTTTAGAGGTTGTAATGTTGATCAACCAAGAAACTTAGCAAAATCGGTTACGGTAGAGTAA
- a CDS encoding TonB-dependent receptor has protein sequence MRVYVLFLSLFFCSISFAQTAVSGSVTDNNNQPIPGANIKVIGDSNGAITDNEGKFVLNSKKKLPFQIEVTALGFGAKKVMVSSNSQKLVVKLSDEETKLNEIVVSASRTPERVLESPVTIERMGIADIKKTASATFYEGLENLKEVQMNTSSLTFKSINTRGFATVANVRFMQLVDGMDNSSPLLNFVIGNMIGVSEIDVQSVELLPGASSALYGANAFNGILFMNSKSPFTSQGIRAYAKYGQTSQKAAGVNDYVDYGIRMAKAFNPYFAAKANFTFMKGTDWFATNYDDKTVVGRDRSHVNYDGINVYGDEVSTNIKGVGNSLASMGLIPASAVNLLPSYNVSRTGYNEVDLTDNKASNTKIDFSLHFRPFGNEKLEMIWQSKFGFGNAVYQGANRYYLNNFFMQQHKLEFKGKNFFLRGYTTTEDGGNSYDMLFTGININRKWKSDSQWFGQYAGAYVQATLGGMTPENAHKAARAVADTGRLLPGTAAFKSAFDQVTNEASVLSGSKLVDNSRIYHSDANYNFKDVIKFAEIQVGGSYRAYQLNSHGRIYTDANGPINYNEYGAYTQLTKKLMDDRLKFTGSIRYDKSKNFDGNISPRVSLVYTGGESRKHNFRASFQTGFRNPSTQDQYIGFNVGSAILLGSAPDNLPRFKETLPVATTVGQLFAGGTTVNITGLNAYNNSYTAASVAALTASGNPALLKKTNLAYVKPEEVKAFELGYRSVIKDLSIDINGYYNIYNNFIGNINVVAPLYGRAQDAPNPAGGATDLGTQSLHALQNGNYRAFQLYTNTDVEIKSLGFGLGIAKKVYKDFEAGINYNYAEFNFDQSKDASFEAGFNTPKHRIKASFGNEKLFKNFGFNVSGRWNSEYLWQSTMVDGIIKSATVIDAQVNYLIPQLKSTLKIGAANIGGKEYIQVLGAGAIGQQYFASWTINP, from the coding sequence ATGAGAGTATACGTGCTTTTTTTATCATTGTTTTTTTGTAGCATTTCTTTCGCACAAACTGCGGTTTCAGGTTCTGTTACAGACAACAACAACCAGCCAATCCCAGGAGCTAATATTAAAGTTATTGGGGATTCGAATGGAGCAATTACAGATAACGAAGGGAAATTCGTTTTGAATTCAAAGAAAAAATTACCATTTCAAATTGAAGTTACCGCTTTAGGTTTTGGCGCTAAAAAAGTGATGGTTTCATCCAATAGTCAAAAACTTGTGGTAAAACTTTCTGATGAAGAAACAAAGTTAAATGAGATTGTAGTTTCTGCTTCAAGAACACCAGAACGTGTTTTGGAATCTCCTGTAACCATTGAAAGAATGGGTATTGCCGACATTAAGAAAACTGCCTCGGCAACTTTTTATGAAGGATTAGAGAATTTGAAAGAGGTTCAAATGAATACAAGTAGTTTGACTTTTAAATCAATCAACACAAGAGGTTTTGCTACAGTAGCAAATGTGCGTTTTATGCAATTAGTTGATGGAATGGATAATTCTTCTCCGTTGTTAAACTTTGTGATCGGAAATATGATAGGTGTTTCAGAAATTGATGTACAAAGTGTTGAATTGCTGCCTGGTGCTTCCTCTGCTTTATATGGAGCGAATGCTTTTAATGGTATTTTGTTTATGAATAGTAAAAGCCCTTTTACAAGTCAAGGAATTAGAGCGTATGCTAAATATGGTCAAACTAGTCAAAAAGCGGCTGGAGTTAATGATTATGTAGATTACGGAATCCGAATGGCAAAAGCTTTCAATCCATATTTTGCTGCAAAAGCTAATTTTACTTTTATGAAAGGTACTGATTGGTTTGCAACTAATTATGATGATAAGACAGTAGTAGGAAGAGACAGAAGTCATGTAAATTATGACGGAATTAATGTGTATGGGGATGAGGTTTCGACCAATATCAAAGGAGTAGGAAATTCATTAGCTTCTATGGGCCTAATTCCTGCAAGTGCAGTTAATTTATTGCCTAGTTATAATGTTAGTAGAACAGGTTATAATGAGGTAGATTTAACAGACAATAAAGCATCAAATACTAAGATAGATTTTTCATTGCACTTCAGACCTTTTGGTAATGAAAAATTAGAAATGATTTGGCAAAGTAAGTTTGGTTTTGGTAATGCAGTTTACCAAGGGGCTAATAGATATTATTTGAATAATTTCTTCATGCAACAACACAAATTGGAGTTTAAAGGTAAGAATTTCTTCTTAAGAGGATATACAACTACTGAAGATGGAGGAAATTCTTACGATATGTTGTTTACAGGAATTAATATCAATAGAAAATGGAAATCAGATAGTCAATGGTTTGGTCAATATGCAGGGGCATATGTTCAAGCAACTTTAGGAGGGATGACTCCAGAGAACGCTCACAAAGCAGCTAGAGCTGTGGCCGATACAGGTAGATTATTGCCTGGAACAGCAGCTTTTAAAAGCGCATTTGATCAAGTTACCAATGAAGCGAGTGTATTATCAGGTTCTAAACTAGTTGATAATTCTAGAATTTATCATTCAGATGCGAATTATAATTTCAAAGATGTAATAAAATTTGCTGAAATTCAAGTAGGGGGATCCTATAGAGCGTATCAATTGAATTCTCATGGTAGAATTTACACGGATGCTAATGGACCTATTAATTATAATGAATACGGAGCGTATACTCAATTGACTAAAAAATTGATGGATGATAGATTAAAGTTTACGGGATCTATTCGTTATGATAAGTCGAAAAATTTTGATGGAAATATTTCGCCAAGAGTATCTTTAGTGTACACTGGTGGTGAAAGTAGAAAACATAATTTTAGAGCTTCTTTTCAAACAGGTTTCAGAAACCCTTCTACACAAGATCAGTACATAGGATTTAACGTTGGAAGCGCAATCCTTTTAGGATCTGCTCCAGATAACTTACCTAGATTTAAAGAAACATTACCAGTTGCTACAACTGTAGGACAACTTTTTGCAGGAGGAACTACGGTTAATATTACAGGATTAAATGCGTATAATAATTCGTATACCGCAGCTTCAGTTGCAGCTCTTACAGCTTCTGGGAATCCAGCATTACTTAAGAAAACTAATTTAGCATATGTTAAGCCAGAGGAAGTTAAAGCATTTGAACTAGGATATCGTTCAGTAATCAAGGACTTGTCAATAGATATCAATGGTTATTACAATATATACAATAATTTTATTGGAAACATTAATGTAGTTGCACCTTTATACGGAAGAGCTCAAGACGCTCCAAATCCAGCAGGAGGAGCTACTGATTTAGGAACACAATCATTACACGCATTGCAAAACGGAAATTACAGAGCGTTTCAATTGTATACTAATACAGATGTAGAGATCAAATCACTTGGTTTTGGTCTTGGTATAGCTAAAAAAGTATACAAAGATTTTGAAGCAGGAATCAATTATAATTATGCAGAATTCAATTTTGATCAGTCAAAAGACGCAAGTTTTGAAGCAGGATTTAATACTCCAAAACATCGAATTAAAGCCTCTTTTGGAAATGAGAAATTGTTCAAAAATTTTGGATTTAATGTAAGTGGAAGATGGAATAGTGAATATTTATGGCAATCTACTATGGTGGACGGAATTATAAAATCAGCTACTGTAATCGATGCTCAGGTAAACTATTTAATTCCTCAATTAAAATCGACACTTAAAATTGGAGCCGCCAATATTGGGGGGAAAGAATATATCCAAGTATTAGGTGCTGGTGCTATAGGACAACAATACTTTGCTTCTTGGACAATTAATCCTTAA